The following coding sequences lie in one Pseudomonadota bacterium genomic window:
- a CDS encoding PspA/IM30 family protein: MRSVPHALANSPAGPIWLAPSGWPHLHDALVRQADARSGACLTRLGAIAIVGGLECEHRASGRVRLKRARRAAVGIGVVARLYNLWRGFLSLWVSDLEKGHPEIAYENAINGMVEKFAALKKATASIIRRRDELTARLESARQEQQQVGVDLTAALATDQKDLGVVLIQKQQALLQQLAEIEGELGQASSDAEGAKASLLQVQSEIGKLKAEKDRMLAKLASAQARMRIQDQLEGLSVDAEVKALEGVRDHIKTVVAEANLGQELGNSDLDTRLAKLRQSAGAVTAGDEWEKLKATRAQSAQRTL; this comes from the coding sequence ATGCGCTCCGTTCCCCACGCGCTCGCCAATTCTCCGGCTGGCCCCATCTGGCTGGCCCCATCTGGCTGGCCCCATCTGCACGACGCCCTGGTGCGTCAGGCGGACGCGCGGTCGGGGGCCTGTTTGACACGCCTAGGGGCGATCGCTATCGTCGGCGGCCTGGAGTGTGAGCATCGCGCTTCGGGGCGCGTTCGGCTGAAGCGCGCAAGGAGGGCTGCCGTGGGTATTGGCGTCGTGGCTCGCTTGTACAACCTCTGGCGGGGCTTTCTTAGCCTTTGGGTCTCCGACCTCGAGAAGGGGCATCCGGAGATCGCCTATGAGAATGCGATCAACGGGATGGTGGAGAAGTTCGCGGCGCTGAAGAAGGCTACCGCGAGCATCATCCGGCGGCGCGACGAGCTGACCGCGCGGCTCGAGAGCGCCCGCCAGGAGCAGCAGCAGGTCGGGGTAGACTTGACGGCCGCGTTGGCGACCGACCAGAAGGACCTGGGCGTGGTGCTGATTCAGAAGCAGCAGGCCCTGCTCCAGCAGCTGGCGGAGATCGAGGGCGAGCTCGGTCAGGCGAGCAGCGATGCCGAGGGTGCCAAGGCCAGCCTGCTGCAGGTGCAGAGCGAGATCGGCAAGCTCAAGGCCGAGAAGGACCGGATGCTGGCCAAGCTCGCCAGCGCCCAGGCGCGGATGCGGATCCAAGACCAACTCGAAGGGCTCTCGGTCGACGCCGAGGTCAAGGCGCTCGAGGGCGTGCGCGACCATATCAAGACGGTGGTGGCCGAGGCCAACCTCGGTCAGGAGCTGGGCAACAGCGACCTCGACACGCGCCTGGCCAAGCTCCGGCAGTCGGCCGGCGCGGTGACCGCTGGCGACGAGTGGGAGAAGCTCAAGGCCACGCGCGCGCAGAGCGCCCAGCGCACGCTCTAG
- a CDS encoding OmpA family protein produces MKLTPFAKVFVTLIVLAVLAYVGYTRFSGQVRNWATEGRSSEAPVVGVAAKAADAVSKGDFAALGQAPADPARHATAAGVTVATVGGGRLARPLVVGINTWAGHAPGVVFNRGMEPNARSLFSKQLGLAVKFVLIEDPAAKLAAFKKGDLDLMWDTVDNWAREASLLSESAVAAKSIILQDWSRGGDGIVALASIKSVEDLRGKTIACTQFTPSHFLLLFLLSQSGLGSEERAAIEKGLIFTQDAPAAAAMFKAKRVDAAVTWEPDLSGAVAARGAEAHVLISTTAATHVIADTLVARQALIEQAPASLQAFVQGWLQGIELLRDDPVASQLIVGDALKLDAETVSGMLSGLKLTPYADNAAFYGLSGGRSHFATLFDTAFIIWRKKGLVTRPVNAKDWVDTRFLQSLAARYTGQQVVEPKLAAKAPSLKDRAIINKTMQIHFTPGSDTIMEGSEFVLDALGETMVAFGATYLRVEGNTDATGGAAVNLSLSQRRAVAVRNYLLREFPSLQAARFQTIGHGERQPVASNETEAGRQLNRRTDIKVILAAP; encoded by the coding sequence ATGAAGCTGACGCCCTTTGCCAAGGTCTTTGTCACGCTGATCGTCTTGGCCGTGCTGGCCTACGTCGGCTACACGCGCTTCAGCGGGCAGGTGCGCAATTGGGCCACCGAGGGGCGCAGCAGCGAGGCGCCCGTGGTCGGCGTCGCCGCGAAGGCCGCCGATGCGGTGTCGAAGGGCGACTTCGCGGCCTTGGGGCAAGCTCCCGCCGACCCCGCGCGCCACGCGACGGCCGCCGGCGTGACCGTGGCCACAGTCGGCGGCGGTCGGCTGGCGCGCCCGTTGGTGGTGGGTATCAACACCTGGGCCGGACACGCGCCTGGCGTGGTCTTCAACCGCGGGATGGAGCCGAACGCGCGCTCGCTCTTCAGCAAGCAGCTCGGTCTGGCGGTGAAGTTCGTGCTCATCGAGGATCCGGCGGCCAAGCTCGCCGCCTTCAAGAAGGGCGACCTCGACCTGATGTGGGATACGGTCGACAACTGGGCGCGCGAGGCCTCGCTTCTCAGCGAGAGCGCGGTCGCCGCCAAGTCGATCATCTTGCAGGACTGGAGCCGCGGCGGCGACGGCATCGTGGCGCTCGCCTCGATTAAATCGGTCGAGGACCTGCGCGGCAAGACGATCGCTTGTACGCAGTTCACGCCCTCGCACTTCCTGCTGCTCTTCCTCCTCAGCCAGTCGGGCCTCGGCAGCGAGGAACGCGCCGCGATCGAGAAGGGGCTGATCTTCACGCAGGACGCCCCGGCGGCGGCGGCGATGTTCAAGGCCAAGCGCGTCGACGCGGCCGTGACCTGGGAGCCCGATCTCTCCGGTGCGGTGGCCGCGCGCGGCGCGGAGGCCCATGTCCTGATCTCGACGACGGCGGCGACGCACGTCATCGCCGACACGTTGGTCGCGCGGCAGGCGCTGATCGAGCAGGCGCCGGCGAGCCTGCAGGCCTTCGTGCAGGGCTGGCTGCAGGGCATCGAGCTGCTGCGCGACGATCCCGTCGCCAGCCAGCTGATCGTCGGTGACGCGCTCAAGCTCGACGCCGAGACGGTCAGCGGCATGCTCTCCGGCCTCAAGCTGACGCCCTATGCCGACAACGCCGCGTTCTACGGGCTGAGCGGCGGGCGCTCGCACTTCGCGACGCTCTTCGATACGGCGTTCATCATCTGGCGCAAGAAGGGCCTCGTGACCCGGCCGGTCAACGCCAAGGATTGGGTCGACACGCGCTTCCTGCAGAGCCTCGCCGCGCGCTACACCGGCCAGCAGGTGGTCGAGCCCAAGCTCGCGGCCAAGGCCCCGTCGTTGAAGGATCGGGCGATCATCAACAAGACGATGCAGATCCACTTCACGCCCGGCTCCGACACGATCATGGAGGGCAGCGAGTTCGTGCTCGATGCGCTGGGCGAGACGATGGTGGCCTTCGGCGCCACCTACCTGCGGGTCGAGGGCAACACCGACGCCACCGGCGGCGCCGCGGTCAATCTCTCGCTCTCGCAGCGGCGGGCAGTGGCGGTGCGCAACTACCTGCTGCGCGAGTTCCCCTCGCTGCAGGCCGCGCGCTTCCAGACCATCGGCCATGGCGAGAGGCAGCCGGTCGCCAGCAACGAGACCGAGGCCGGACGGCAGCTCAACCGCCGTACGGACATCAAGGTCATCCTCGCGGCGCCGTGA
- a CDS encoding ABC transporter permease: MPWADDHFFALRVPVRRSRRLLLAVVSPALVLGAWCLLSYGGLTSADFLPSPTQVIKGTLQLFIEHDLALAIWISSRRILIAFLLAAAVAFPLGILMGAFAPIEAVLEPIVAPLRYMPISAFIPLLILWFGIFEGQKIAFLFLGTFVFLLPVVVSAIKAVPDELVQTARTLGASRWQVLRTVLVPAALPEIFDSFRVMNAIAWTYVILAEAVNPQHGLGYMVELARTHSKPSWSFAGLVVIGGIGLLTDALIRGASRLLFRWRGAT, from the coding sequence ATGCCCTGGGCTGACGACCACTTCTTCGCGCTGCGCGTGCCCGTGCGGCGTTCGCGCCGGCTGCTGCTGGCAGTGGTCTCGCCGGCGCTCGTGCTCGGCGCCTGGTGCCTGCTCTCCTACGGCGGCCTGACCTCGGCCGACTTCCTGCCCTCGCCGACGCAGGTGATCAAGGGCACGCTGCAGCTCTTCATCGAGCACGACCTGGCGCTGGCGATCTGGATCTCGTCGCGTCGCATCTTGATCGCCTTCCTGCTGGCGGCGGCGGTGGCCTTTCCGCTGGGGATTCTGATGGGGGCCTTCGCGCCGATCGAGGCCGTCCTCGAGCCGATCGTGGCGCCGCTGCGCTACATGCCGATCTCGGCCTTCATTCCGCTGCTGATCCTCTGGTTCGGCATCTTCGAGGGGCAGAAGATCGCCTTCCTCTTCCTCGGCACCTTCGTCTTCCTCTTGCCGGTGGTCGTCAGCGCGATCAAGGCAGTGCCCGACGAGCTGGTGCAGACCGCCCGCACGCTGGGTGCCTCGCGCTGGCAGGTGCTCCGCACGGTGCTGGTACCGGCGGCGCTGCCGGAGATCTTCGACTCCTTCCGCGTGATGAACGCGATCGCCTGGACCTACGTCATCCTCGCCGAGGCGGTCAATCCGCAGCATGGCCTGGGCTACATGGTCGAGCTGGCGCGCACGCACAGCAAGCCCTCGTGGAGCTTCGCGGGGCTGGTGGTGATCGGCGGGATCGGGTTGCTGACCGATGCGCTGATCCGCGGCGCGTCGCGGCTGCTCTTCCGCTGGCGCGGGGCCACATGA
- a CDS encoding ABC transporter ATP-binding protein, with amino-acid sequence MPAAGGAAPNTPTAGGSLARPQPKLELVDLHVSYLTAAGGAIEAVGGIDLQVPDKPGCGEIVVLLGPSGCGKSTVLKSIAGLQRPTRGEVRAGGEPVRGVGRDRGMVFQQYTSFGWLTVAENVGYGLRLAGVPKAARREQVEHYLQLVGLYDYRQLYPKSLSGGMKQRVAIARTLINRPRLLLMDEPFGALDPQTRWEMQTLLLAIAQREDATIVLVTHDVGEAVYVGDTCYVLTPRPARIVERLEVPSFGDRSPALKAAAEFRAVEQALLARLYAPASRPGA; translated from the coding sequence ATGCCGGCCGCCGGCGGTGCTGCGCCCAACACGCCCACGGCCGGCGGCTCGCTTGCAAGGCCACAGCCGAAGCTCGAGCTCGTCGACCTTCACGTCAGCTACCTCACCGCCGCCGGCGGCGCGATCGAGGCGGTCGGCGGCATCGACCTGCAGGTGCCCGACAAACCCGGTTGCGGCGAGATCGTCGTGCTCCTGGGGCCCTCGGGCTGCGGCAAGTCGACCGTGCTCAAGAGCATTGCCGGGCTGCAGCGGCCGACGCGCGGCGAGGTGCGCGCGGGCGGCGAGCCGGTGCGGGGCGTGGGCCGCGATCGCGGCATGGTCTTTCAGCAGTACACCTCCTTCGGCTGGCTGACGGTGGCGGAGAACGTCGGCTACGGGCTGCGCCTGGCGGGGGTGCCGAAGGCAGCACGCCGCGAGCAGGTCGAGCACTACCTGCAGCTCGTGGGGCTCTACGACTACCGGCAGCTCTATCCCAAGAGCCTCTCTGGCGGCATGAAGCAGCGCGTCGCCATCGCGCGCACCCTGATCAACCGCCCGCGGCTGCTCTTGATGGACGAGCCCTTCGGGGCGCTCGACCCGCAGACGCGCTGGGAGATGCAGACCCTGTTGCTGGCGATCGCGCAGCGCGAGGACGCGACGATCGTCCTGGTCACGCACGACGTCGGCGAGGCAGTCTACGTCGGCGATACCTGCTACGTGCTGACGCCGCGGCCGGCGCGCATCGTCGAGCGCCTCGAGGTGCCGAGCTTTGGCGATCGCTCCCCAGCGCTGAAGGCGGCGGCGGAGTTCCGCGCCGTCGAGCAGGCGCTCTTGGCGCGGCTCTATGCGCCCGCGTCGCGGCCGGGCGCGTGA
- a CDS encoding ATP-binding protein, with protein MGSAGAMDTDAEAKGLPAWASELRRRYLRGEVYQFILHGNVHDLVLHQGQPLALDEFLCKVLLAPSRDTIALYNTATGVRFAKRREGLAGLDELLLSRSRERVLPALERLLLTESRFALLLEYAEMLAPAGELALYGEGDRAALVTLHRWASLPAVERADNLIVLLTELASELHPRLAHNPRVASIALPLPGPAERRALIAHLAPALDAAAQATLTESTAGLKLVQIRTILAPQDIESNVEQRKRYIAQLLGPGASEQRLAGLARLTKGMPPDEIRGLVAPEPTAEAPGAGEAIGEMVALVARQKRELIERECAGLLQFVDARHGFDAVGGMEEVKRELGRVAQAIRAGDTARVPMGFLFVGPMGTGKTFVAEAFAKESGLTAVKFGSFRSKWVGATEANLQRILDLLPAMGQVLVFIDEVDRALAGGNPGADGGTESRVIARLKEFMSDGRNRGRILFVLMTNRPDLLDTDIKRTGRLDRKIPFFYPQTPQEVQPVLGALIRRHRLSPDFELAAQGAAILEPLVGYSNADLEGVALLAASLADSAGRRDRPTLEDFQRAVGDFLPARDLEMLTYMELLAVYEASNRSMLPAKYAALTPDALAERLAMARAKVGHRR; from the coding sequence ATGGGCAGCGCAGGCGCGATGGATACGGACGCGGAGGCCAAGGGGCTGCCCGCCTGGGCCAGCGAGCTGCGCCGGCGCTACCTGCGCGGGGAGGTCTACCAGTTCATTCTGCACGGCAACGTGCACGATCTCGTGCTGCACCAGGGGCAGCCGCTGGCGCTGGACGAGTTTCTCTGCAAGGTGCTGCTGGCGCCGAGCCGCGACACCATCGCGCTCTATAACACCGCCACCGGCGTGCGCTTCGCCAAACGGCGCGAGGGCCTCGCGGGGCTCGACGAGCTGCTGCTGAGCCGCAGCCGCGAGCGCGTGCTGCCGGCCCTCGAGCGCCTGCTGCTGACCGAGAGCCGCTTCGCGCTGCTGCTCGAGTACGCCGAGATGCTGGCGCCGGCGGGTGAGCTGGCGCTCTACGGGGAGGGCGACCGCGCCGCGCTGGTGACCCTGCACCGCTGGGCCAGCCTGCCCGCGGTCGAGCGCGCGGATAACCTGATCGTGCTCTTGACGGAGCTCGCCAGCGAGCTGCATCCGCGCCTGGCCCACAATCCGCGGGTGGCCTCGATCGCGCTGCCGCTGCCGGGCCCCGCCGAGCGGCGGGCGCTGATCGCCCACCTGGCGCCGGCGCTCGACGCGGCCGCGCAGGCCACGCTGACCGAGAGCACGGCGGGCCTCAAGCTGGTGCAGATCCGCACCATCCTCGCGCCGCAGGACATCGAGTCAAACGTCGAGCAGCGCAAGCGCTACATCGCCCAGCTCCTCGGTCCGGGCGCCAGCGAGCAGCGCCTCGCGGGGCTGGCGCGCCTGACCAAGGGGATGCCGCCCGACGAGATCCGCGGCCTGGTGGCGCCGGAGCCCACCGCGGAGGCGCCGGGCGCTGGCGAGGCGATCGGCGAGATGGTGGCGCTCGTCGCGCGGCAGAAGCGCGAGCTGATCGAACGCGAGTGCGCGGGGCTGCTGCAGTTCGTCGACGCCAGGCATGGCTTCGACGCCGTCGGCGGGATGGAGGAGGTCAAGCGCGAGCTCGGGCGGGTGGCGCAGGCGATTCGCGCCGGCGACACGGCGCGCGTGCCGATGGGCTTTCTCTTCGTCGGGCCGATGGGCACCGGCAAGACCTTCGTCGCCGAGGCCTTCGCCAAGGAATCGGGACTGACGGCGGTGAAGTTCGGCAGCTTCCGCTCGAAGTGGGTCGGCGCCACCGAGGCCAACCTGCAGCGTATTCTCGACCTGCTGCCGGCGATGGGGCAGGTGCTGGTCTTCATCGATGAGGTCGACCGCGCGCTCGCCGGCGGCAATCCGGGCGCCGACGGTGGGACGGAGAGCCGCGTGATCGCGCGGCTGAAGGAGTTCATGTCCGACGGGCGCAACCGCGGGCGCATCCTCTTCGTGCTGATGACGAACCGACCCGATCTGCTCGACACCGATATCAAGCGCACCGGCCGGCTCGACCGCAAGATCCCCTTCTTCTATCCGCAGACGCCGCAGGAGGTGCAGCCGGTGCTCGGCGCGCTGATCCGACGGCATCGGCTCAGCCCCGACTTCGAGCTGGCGGCGCAGGGCGCGGCGATCCTGGAGCCGCTCGTCGGCTACTCGAACGCCGACCTCGAGGGCGTCGCGCTGCTGGCTGCGTCGCTGGCCGACTCGGCGGGGCGTCGGGACCGGCCGACGCTCGAGGACTTCCAACGGGCCGTCGGCGATTTCCTGCCGGCGCGCGACCTCGAGATGCTGACCTATATGGAGCTGCTGGCGGTCTACGAGGCCTCGAACCGCAGCATGTTGCCGGCGAAGTACGCCGCGCTGACGCCGGACGCGCTGGCCGAGCGGCTGGCGATGGCGCGGGCCAAGGTCGGCCACCGCCGCTAG